Genomic DNA from Urocitellus parryii isolate mUroPar1 chromosome 5, mUroPar1.hap1, whole genome shotgun sequence:
tgaggatcaaacccagggcctggcacctgctaggcaagcactctaccactgagctacagccccagcccaaaaaagaGCATGTTTTAAAAACCTAAGAACAAACATAATATTTGGTGAAGAAGAAAGAATCACAGAACTTTGAAAATTAGAGATGTAAAGGACTATAAAACTGTTACATTCTGGTAatgttttgcaaatgaaaaaCACCCCCAGGGAGACGAAATGACTTATCCAAGGTCATTAGCTTGATGAAGGTCTTTTAACCACTAGCCTAGCTTCTGTTACCTGTTACTTTTCTTATAAGTAGAAACAAGCATGTTATCTGTCATGTCTTGCctttaacataataaaaaactTGTCCAAAAGGAAAGGATGTTAGAAGTGACCAACTCTAATCTATCTGTCCTTGCTGCTGCAATTTGTAGGGGGCAAGCATTCTGGTGCTCATCCAGCTTCTGCTTAATGCTTCCAGTGTTTGAGAAATCCCTGGATGCTGGCCATTTTGGAAAGCTCTACTTCTTGAAAGATGAGTCTATGTACTAAAACAAAAATCTGCCTTTCTGGGATTGTCAGACCAGTAGTTTCTAAGGTGCACAAGGtaagagaagaaaagatgaaaaaaaatatatatatacatatgtgtgtgtatgcatacgtaatatatatatatatatatatatatatatgtgtatgtatatacgtatatgtatatatattttggttctggggattgaacataggagtactttaccactgagctacatccccagtcctttttattttttattttgagacagggttttgctcaCTTGCTGagcatctccctaagttgcttagagtctggCCACACATtgtaatcttcctacctcagcctccctgtttattatttgtttatttattggtacccagtattaaactcatgggcactcaaccactgagcctcatccccggccctattttgtattttatttagagacaggatctccgtgagttgcttagcgccttgctgagtcgctgaggctggctttgaactcctcctatcttagcctccctagcctctgggattacaggcatgtaccacctcacCTGGCAATTAtcgttttttaaattagtttttgtgCCAGGTGTGGCAGCACAgagctataatcccagggatttaggaggctgaagcaggaggattccaagttcaaggccagcctcaacaatttagtgactctgtctcaaattaaaaaaaaaaaaaaaaaaaaggactggggatgtagctcagtggtaaagcatccctcggttgaatacccagtaccaaaaataaaggataaaaaattagcttttggggctggggctgtggctcaatggcagaacGCCTGcctcgcacatatgaggcactgggttcaatcctcagcaccacataaaaataaaaaaacaaaataaagatattgtgtccatctataactaaaaaaatattttttaaaaaaattaactgtgggggctggggatgtggctcaagcggtagcgcgctcgcctggcatgcgtgtggcccgggttcgatcctcagcaccacataccaacaaagatgttatgtctgccgagaactaaaaaataaatattaaaaattctctctctctctctctctctctctctctctctctctctctctctctctctctcccctctctcactctctctttaaaaaaaaaattaactgtggCTAATATTTACAATAGGGCTTAATATGAGATTTAGTTTATGTAGTGTACAAATAATTTAGTTTAGGTACTATACAGATAATTAGCATATCTGCCATTTAGTAggggtattaaaaaaaataatgaatgtggcttgggaggctgagacaggaggatcacaggttcaaaaccagcttcagcaacagggaggcactaagcaactcagtgagaccctgtctctaaataaaatacaaaatagggctggggatgtggctcagaggttgagtgtccctgagttcaatcctcagtacccactccccaaaataaataaataaataaaaataaagaatgaaacaaGGGttgtggatgtaactcagtggtagagcacttgcctagtatgtgcaagaccctgagtttgatcttcagcatgacaaaaaatggaagaaaaacaaaaacaaacctgtcGATGAGGCACTGACCAATCAGAATGGCTCACAGTCTCAATCTGGTCCAAAATCAGCTCAACACACCAGATACCCTGAGGGAGAAGTGGGAATAACTCATtttaagtttgtggtaatttgcttAACTGCATTATCTGTGTGTGGTTAAATATTATCAAATGGttcttataaaatgaagaaagactAAACCACAGACTGAAGATAATATAATAAAGCAAGCCCAACTGAAAATGATAGAGCCCTCTCTTTAACCTCCTTCCTGTGTTAATTAATCTTTTCCTATAAGAAaaagctgcttctttttttttttttttttttttttttggtaacagggattgaacccagggcacttaaccactgaacaacatccccagtcctttttaaacatattttattttgagataagatcttcctaagttgcttagggcctcactagttgctaagggtggctttgaacttacaattctcccccttcaacctccccagctgctgggattacaggtgtgtgccaccacagcccACTAAAAGCTTCTATTTTTAACAAGGAGTGAGAAAGTAACTGCTTTTCTAAAGGAACTCATTCTATggagagaatattttgaaaagtaattaTTGAGGACTGTTTCCACCATTACATAATTTCTAGAAAGAGATACCTATATAGATGTTCCTTTTATGAACTTAGTAGTTgtaaagggctggaggtgtagcatttgcctagcatgtgcaaggtcctgggttcaatccccagctccagcaaaaatgaaaatgtactaGCTTAATTTTAACAAACCTTTTATGTACTGGCAAATGAGACTGAAAAGTGAATGTAATTTAGCAAGAGTCCACTTTTTTACAGAGGTACTCTTTCACTTGGACCCCCCTGCCTCCGCACCGTCCTGATGATGGAAATGCTTGTTGCAAccacaaaaggaaatgagatatataaatataatggtCGGCAATACCAGGAAAACACAGGTGACCCGACCAAAAATTACTATAGGTGAAAGTGAACTTAACAAAATTGCTTTCCTAAATTAAGAATGGCTacatactgtgtgattccatCTACAGGACATCTGGAAAATGTCCTATAGGGAGGGGAACAGATCTGTGGGTGCTTAGGAGCTGAGGGTGAGAGGAGGGAATTTACCACAAAGGGGCACAGAGAAACTGGTATGAGAACTTTTAACCTTGGTGACAGTGATGTACAAGTTTGTCAGAATTCATAGAACTGTACGCTGAAGAAAGGTGAATTTGGTCGAGtgtaaattttatctcaataaaccTGACTTAAAAAACAGATTGTGGAAAGGCGATTTCATTCCCGAAAGGAGGTGGAATCCTTCTCTGTCTCTGGGTATTCGATGAAGGCAGCATATGTGCTCCTGTAAATGAAGAATCACAGCGGAGCAGACAGCAGATGCTGTAACCACCAAAGGCAACCTCCGCGACTGGCTCCAGCAGGCCTGGGAGGCGACGCGAGGCCAGCGGCGCAGGGCAGGGGGCGGTACGGTGCCTTCCCGCCCGGTTCCCGCCCGCGTCCGGGTTGGGTCGGGATCCCGCCGGCGGCGCCAGGGCGGGGCGAGCGCAGGTCCCGGCCCTGAAGCCCGTGAGACAGTGAGTGCGCGCCCCTCGCCCTCAGGCCAGGTCGCAGCCCCTTCTCCAGCCCCGGTCCCGCCACTGCCACGCGGGAGCCGCCCGCTATCCCCTGCAAGACCTCCGCCCCCCGCGAGGCGCGCCGCCGCCCCTCAGCCAGCCCTCGGTCCGTCGCCCCCGCCCGAGCCCGCCCCCCACCTTCACTCTTCCAGCTCCCTTTCCTCCCTTGGCAGTGGCCGCCCCCCGCGACGCCGAGAGCCAGAAGGCCGACATCCGGAAGGACGTGCAGGTGGGAGCGGTAGGGCCAGGAAGGGCCCACAGGGACTCCGCTAGGCAAGAGCCCTGGCCTTTGGAAGCCCGCGAGGCCTACTCCTGCCCCCGAGGAGCGCTAAGCCCAGGCTTGGAGCTTTGCCAGGGGGCAAGGGTCAGccaggcctgggagggagggTAGGGGTTGGTGGTGGAGCCCTCTCCTGCAGACACCCTTTCCCCGCCTCACCCATCTCCACCCTGGGTTAGAACTACTACGGGCAGGTGCTGAAGACATCGAAAGACCTCCAGACTAATGCCTGCGTCACCGTGGCCAGGCCTGTACCCAAGCACATCAGAGAAGCCCTGCAGAATGTGCACGAAGAAGTTACCTTAAGGTAGAATTCCCTGACCCATGAAGCCTCCAGACTGTAGCTTTCCCAAAAGATAGTGATGCCAGGCATTAAGGAATTAAGCCATCTCCACCAGGTCACCCTGCTTGCTTTGTCTATTGTAAGCCTCCCAAAGTTCAGCACTGATCATCTTAACTGCTCTGCTTAAGGACCTCCAAAgacacccctccctcccttcccactaCAAGACACAGTCATATTCCTGGAACCTGACCTTCAAGACTGTCCTAGTATGGCCCTCCCTTCCTAACTGGCTTTGGCTCCCTCTGACTGTTCATTTCTCACTGCTATCAGCACTGCCTGGCCAGCGAGCAGTTACCAATGTGGAGagccttcctttttctttccatcttcccaGCTCTAGCCCTCCAGCACCTCACTAATGTCCTACCCACTTTAGAAAGCCTCTAATCCTTGAGCACCTTCTTCCCAAACTGCTATGGCACTCACTCCTGTGACACTTAAACTAAGTGTCAATTAatcatgaaaaatgttttctgtgctTATGTTTCACCTTCCAAGTTAGTATAAATGCACCTGGggaacagaatttttttcctcaaaaaatagCTCAGTCCTGGGCCTGAATAAGATGCTAAGCAGCTAATGTCCAAATATtgttcttttgtggtgctggggattgaacccaggacctgacATTTATATtaggcaagtgttgtaccactgagctctgccctttttttaaaaattttagttttgggacattatcttgctaagttgctgaggctgtccttgaacttgggattctcctgcctcagcctcctgagtagctggaattaccagtgtgcaccacagcacctggctccaAATGtgtttattcagcaaatattttagatGGTTTATTTAAATTGTAATACCTAGCACAGTACCCAAAAATACTGTGGGAAAGCAGATGTGGTCCCAGCCTCCTTGCAGCTTCCAATTTAGAGGGGGAGACTAAACAACTAAATAGAAATATGAATGAGTgataagagaaaagaagaaaaagaggaaggtaTAAGATTtagtgttttcatattttctagtagtctatgggaaaaaaaatctgtagtttCCATTTCTCAGGTATTATGGCTGTGGTCTGGTCATCCCTGAGTGTCTGGAAAACTGCCGGATTTTGGATTTGGGTAGTGGAAGTGGCAGAGATTGCTATGCACTTAGCCAACTGGTTGGTGAGAAGGGCCACGTCACAGGCATAGACATGACTGAAGGCCAGGTAAGGCAAAGATTTGGAGGACAAGGAGGAAAGAATTCTCCAGTGCATTCTTGGAGGGATGAAATTGGTTCCTTTGTGACTCTAGGGATAATTTTAAAAGGTGGCTATTTAGCAATGATCAATTGTGCCTTTAGTGCCTCTTGTCCTGGAAGCTGAGGACTTTGACCATTAGCGGCTCTTCTGAGAGAATACAAAGCCAGAGATTTGATCTGATATATGAATATCATGATGACCCAATGaagtttcatcttttctttccttctgcaaTCTGACTTGAAAGATTACCATTGAATGAAGGGGTTATTCAAGCAAGACCCATGTAACTGAGAGTTTATGTGCTAGTATGTAGCATATCCTTCAAGGTCAATAGGAATCTTGCATGCTTAtccaagaatacaagaaatatactggggagggaagaatggaagttaactggattagacaaaggggaatgaagagaagggaggggtatgggaataggaaagacagtagtaAGAATAGGATAGAACTTTCCTATGCccatatatgaataaaagaccaatgtaactccacttcgtgttcaaccacaagagtgggatcctaattagaatgttatactccatgtatatataatgtcaaaatacactctactgtcatgtacatctaagaagaacaaatttttaaaaataaagcctccccccccaaaaaaagaagaaagaaatatacttCTTGGGAAAGAGTATTTCACTAGTAATagtaaaattttagagaaaatgtggtattttttgaaaatgttgataatgaaatctatatttttcttcctttaggtAGAAGTGGCTAAAAATTACCTTGACTATCACATGGAAAAATATGGCTTCCAGACATCCAATGTGACTTTTATTCATGGCTACATTGAGAAGTTGGCAGAAGCTGGAATTCAGAATGAGAGTTACGATATTGTTATGTAGGCCTATATCCTTATAGTTATGAGTAAAGCCTATTTCCTGTAGAACACACAAATGCCACCACTTTTTGCTGAACTGACTCTCACTTAGGGCACAAAACTAAACTTAGCATGACCTCATTAAGGAAAGAAACTGATCTGAGTTGCTCATGGTCCATTGGCAGCAGAACGCACTAGCTCAAGATAATTTACTTTAAACCAAACCATAATCCAGTGAACCCAAAAGATCAGCTGAACCAAATCTGCTCATACAACACACACTGACCTACTATCTTCAGTAGAGTCACAGGCTTCTTAATGACAGAACACATTCTGAAAAATGCACTGTAGGCAATTTCCTCATTGTGAATAGCCTATTGCCCCTGGGGCCAAGATGAACAAAGCAACATGAGATGAAATccagaatatgaaaaaatgatgtGATGGAGATAAGGTACAGAGGAAATGTATGAGGCTTCTGCTGGGGTAATGTGGCATACCTTTTTATAGTGAATGTCTTTTTTGTTAAGTAAGAGTATATGCTAATTATCAATAGtacagtaaatacataaaccaatTACACTGttgttcattattattatcagGTACCATGCGCTATATACAATTGTTTGTGCTCTGTTTTTATATGAGTGCAGTAGGTTTGataccagcatcaccacaaacacacCAGCAGTATGTTGTGCTATGTTACTATGGCTACAATGTCACTAGGCAATAGGAATTTTCAGTTCAATTATAACCTTATGAGACCACCATCATATTAAATGTATGTAGTCTGTCCATCCCCCAAAATATTATATGGCTCATGACCGTAGTATTTTGATGGCAAATTATAGGATTCtgtgttttcttgttttcctctgaGTTGTCAAATCATACCTAAGTGACAGCATTAGGAGAGCTGCCATCAAGGAACTTAGTTTATTCACTTGTGGCTTAAGAAATGCTGGTCCCAGGTTTCAACTTGTTGCTTGTTTAGCATTAGGGCAAAACAAATAAGAACCctgcctcctttttttctttctctcttttctgttttttgtgtactagggattgaacggaggcacattctaccactgaacaacatccccagccctatttatgtatttatacaaccagggattgaacccaggggcacttaaccactgagccacatccccagcccttttgtattttttatttggagacagggtcttttacattgctgaggctggccttgaatttgcagtcctcctgcttcagtctcccaaattgctgggattatatgcgtGTGCCACTCATCCAGCAGAAcctcctatttttttctgtacattctTACTTGATAATAGTTGGAATTTTAAACACTCCCTATCTCCCTTGCCTTGCAAAAAAAGTTGAGtgcagggaagagaggaggggggcATTCAGAAGAATGGTGTAGTTTTGACAAAATGGGAACTACCTTTAGGAACATAAAAGATTTGAGtcctttaacatcttttcttttttcagatccAATTGTGTTATTAACCTTGTGCCTGATAAAGAACAAGTGCTGCAAGAAGTGTATCGAGTCCTGaaggtgaggggaggggtgaCATAAATGATCTTAAAACATCATTGAGTGCTGATGGAATCAGTCCTGTTCTTTCCTCCATAAACTGAGGGCTCAATCTCTTAAACATATCCGCCAAATTTAAAAAGGGTGGCAAAAATGTAGAGTGGCAAAACCCCCTAGATGcagcttcttttccttctcagttTGCATAAGATATCAAGTCTGTGTGTCATGATTGTCATTGAACACATTAAAATCTTTGCCTTATTGACTTTTTGTGCTTGCTGCTGGATGTGATCCTAGCATATTTGTGCAGAGCTGTAGGAACCTTTGGCCTTACTGAAAGGTTGCTATGAATATTCTGTCTGCTAGAATGTGCAGTGTTTCTCAGAGCTATTGATTTCTTATCTCCCAGGATTTCAGATCTTTGGGAAGTTAGAGAAGATGGAACTTAcattaatgtctttcttttttttttttttttttaagagagagtgagagaggggggagagagagagagagagagaatttttaatatttattttttagttctcggcggacacaacatctttgttggtatgtggtgctgaggatcgaacccgggcagcacgcatgcgaggcgagcacgctaccgcttgagccacatccccagcccgtcatTAATGTCTTTCTAAAAGGAAAACTTGGAGGAGCTGCACAGCCTTCCTGTGTGTCATGAGATGGGTCTTTGCACTAAAAGACACAAACTTCTGAGATTTgcgggg
This window encodes:
- the As3mt gene encoding arsenite methyltransferase isoform X2, giving the protein MAAPRDAESQKADIRKDVQNYYGQVLKTSKDLQTNACVTVARPVPKHIREALQNVHEEVTLRYYGCGLVIPECLENCRILDLGSGSGRDCYALSQLVGEKGHVTGIDMTEGQVEVAKNYLDYHMEKYGFQTSNVTFIHGYIEKLAEAGIQNESYDIVISNCVINLVPDKEQVLQEVYRVLKHGGELYFSDVYASLELPEEIKTHKVLWGECLGGALYWKDLFFLAQKIGFCPPRLVTANLITIQNKELERIIGDCRFVSATFRLFKLPNTGPTERCQTVYNGGITGHEKQLIFDANFTFKEGEIVEVDEDTAAVLKNSRFAQDFLFRPIGDKLPASGGCFVLESKMKN